Sequence from the Paenibacillus riograndensis SBR5 genome:
CGATGGTCACCAGCTGCGGCAGCGGGGGGATGGCAAGCTCCAGGCAATTCATTGCAGGGTGCTCCTTTCAGAACCTGTTATCAATGGTTTCATTGTAGCATGGTAAAATTCAATAAGGTAGAAAATGTGCTACTATAAGTCGATTCAGGACCTGTAAGATCCCGGAAGAAGTCATTATACTGAAGGTATAAGATCCGGAAAGGAAGGGAAAACATGCGATTTCGTCAGGTTCATCTCGATTATCACACCTCCGAAGCCATAACACCAATCGGAGCCTGTTTTGACAAAAAACAGTTTCAGGAGATGCTGAAGCTGGGCAACGTGGATTCTGTCACAGTCTTCTCCAAATGCCACCATGGCTGGGCCTATCATCCGTCGGAGGCCAATGAGATTCATCCCGGGCTGAGCTTCGATTTACTTGGAGCCCAGATTGAAGCCGCCCATGAAATTAACGTAAAGACGCCGGTATATCTGTCGGCCGGTCTGGATGAGAAGCTGGCCAGGCGCCATCCGGAATGGCTTATCCGGGACGAAAACGATCAGACGAACTGGGTGAAAGGCTTCCTGGAACCGGGATATCACCAGTTCTGCATGAACACGCCTTACCTGGATATCCTGATTGCCCAGACCCGCGAGGTCGTGTCACGCTATGATCTGGACGGCCTGTTCTTCGATATTGTCGGTGTGCGCAAATGTTACTGTCACAGCTGTATAGAGAGCGTGCGGCGCGAGGGCGGAGATCCGCGGGATGAGCAGGCGATGCGCAGACTCTGGGAGAGAACCTATGCCAATTATACGGCCAGGGTGAAGGAAGCGGCCGAAGCCATCAAGCCGGGGCTGCCGATCTTCCATAACGGCGGACATATCGCGCGCGGCCGCCGGGATCTGGCTTTTATGAATGACCATTTGGAGCTGGAATCGCTGCCGACAGGCGGCTGGGGTTATGACCATTTCCCGCTGTCGGCCAGATATGCGCAGACGCTGGGCGTCCAATTCCTGGGCATGACCGGGAAATTCCATACGTCCTGGGGAGAATTCGGCGGCTATAAGCATCCGAACGCGCTCCGTTATGAAACCGCACTCAGCATCGCCAACGGCGCAGGATGTTCAATCGGTGATCAGCTGCATCCCGACGGACATATGGATGAAGCGACCTATGCCCTGATCGGAGAAGCTTACCGAGAGGTCGAGAGCAAAGAAGCATGGTGCACTCAGGCGACGAACGTTGCGGATATCGCGCTGCTGTCGCTTGAAGCGGCCGGTGTTCACCCGCAGGCACAGACCGGCGGGCGCAAGCCGCCATCGGATGCAGGCGCCGCCCGCATACTGCTGGAGGGGAAATTCCTGTTTGACGTCATCGACAAGGAGCATGATTTCACAGCCTATAAGGTGTTGATTTTGCCGGATTATGTGGCTGTGGATGAAGGGCTGCGCGGCCAATTGGAGCTGTTCCTGCAGCATGGCGGTAAAATTCTGGCGACAGGCTGGTCCGGGCTTGATCCGGAAGGGACACAGTTTGCGGTCGATTTCGGGGCGCGGCATGTGGAAGCCAATCCTTACCGTCCCGATTATTTCCGTCCTGCCTTCAAGCCCGGGAGCCTGCAGAAGGCCTCCTTCATCTTTTATGCCCAGGGGCAGAAGATCGAGCTTGCCGGCGGCACAGAGCTTGGACGCCGTGAAGACCCGTATTTTAACCGCGATGTATTTACCTTCTGCTCGCACCAGCATAGCCCGAGCAGTTACACTAATGGTGGACCCGGCATGGTCGAAAACAGCAATGGAATCTATATCGCATGGAATGTATTTGAAGATTACGCTGCCAAAGGCAGCCTGATTGTGAAGGAAACCGTTCTGCACGCGCTGAACCGGCTGCTTCCTGAGAAAACCCTGCATACAAATCTCCCGGCGCAGGGCGTCGTCACGCTGCAGGAACAGAAGGAGGAGAAGCGCCTGGTCAATCATCTGCTGTATGCGTCGCCGGTCCGCAGAGGCGAGAACATCGAAGTGATTGAGGACATTATCCCGCTATATGATGTCCAGGTGTCTGTCCGGACGGAGGGCCGGGTTAAGAATGTGTATCTGGCTCCGCAGATGACACCGCTCTCTTTCAGCCGGGAAGAACAGAATATTCACTACACGGTACCCGTGCTGGAGTGCCATCAAATGGTGGTTCTTGATTATGAATGAGCCTCAATTTTGATAATTATATTTTGCCAAAAGAGGATGACGAATGATGAACTTTGAACCTTTATCTTCATTTATCGACCGCATCACCTCCTGGCGTATCCCGTGGGCGGAGGTGCTTGTTATGCACCGCAACGAACCGGTTTACCGTTACCGTAACGGCTATGCCAGCCTGGAAGAGAAGACGCCAATCGACGATGGACGGATTATCAATCTCTACTCGCTGACCAAGATCATGACCTGCACGGCAGCACTCCAACTCTTGGAGAAGGGTGCCTTCCTGCTGAATGACCGGTTGTCAGACTATCTGCCGGAATACACCGAAATGAATGTAAAGAAAAGATTGCCGGGAGGCGAACTCGCATTTGAGCGGGCGGTGAACCCGATTACGGTGCGCGATCTGTTCACCATGTCGGCTGGGTTCTCCTATGATCTGGAGCTGCCTTCCATTAAGGAAGCAGTAAGCCGCACAGGCGGCAAAATGCCGACACGTGCCATTGCGGAGGCTCTTGCCAAGGAGCCGCTGCAGTTCGAGCCGGGTACCCGGTGGAATTACAGCTTATGCCATGATGTCCTTGCAGCCCTCGTGGAGGCTGTGGATGGCCGGCGGTTTGGCACGTATATCCGGGAGGAAATTACCGGGCCGCTGGGCATGACCGACACAGGCTTTGATCTCCCGGACGGGAAGCGGAGCCGTCTGGCACCGCAGTACGAATATAGCGATGAGCTGGGCAAGCCCGTCCGGAAGGACGGGAACGGGTTCCGGCTCGGAACCGAGTACGAGAGCGGAGGGGCGGGATTGCTGTCTACTGTGACCGACTACGCCCAATTCTTGAATACGCTGACGAATCTGGGAACAAGCCCGGACGGTGTGCGTATTCTGTCACCGGCATCGGTGGAGCTGATGCGGACCGAGCAGCTGACCGAAAGCATGCGCGGCGATTTCTCCTGGGAGCAGCTGAAAGGCTACAGCTATGGGCTGGGCGTCAGAACCCATATCTCCCAGGCCCGCAGCGGCTCGCTGAGCCCGCTCGGCGAATTTGGCTGGAGCGGCGCCGCCGGCTGCCTGGCCGTCATCGATCCGGCTTCGCAGCTGACCGTTATGTATGCGCAGCATATGCTGAACAATCAGGAGCCTTTTGTGCATCCGCGATTGAGAAATATCGTGTACGCCTGCTTGTAAAGAGATAATACGGACCAAGCGTTACAGTTACATCCTAGTGACCTGAAGACGTTGGGGCTTGGACTTTGTCATTACCCCCGGTTGTCTACAACCTCATTTACTGAATTCTCTTCCTTGTTCTCTCCTTTGGAAAAAGGAGAGAACAAGGAAAGATCGCATGGCTCTCATCAAGTAATGAGTGCTGTGTGATCTTTTTTTAT
This genomic interval carries:
- a CDS encoding beta-galactosidase trimerization domain-containing protein, whose protein sequence is MRFRQVHLDYHTSEAITPIGACFDKKQFQEMLKLGNVDSVTVFSKCHHGWAYHPSEANEIHPGLSFDLLGAQIEAAHEINVKTPVYLSAGLDEKLARRHPEWLIRDENDQTNWVKGFLEPGYHQFCMNTPYLDILIAQTREVVSRYDLDGLFFDIVGVRKCYCHSCIESVRREGGDPRDEQAMRRLWERTYANYTARVKEAAEAIKPGLPIFHNGGHIARGRRDLAFMNDHLELESLPTGGWGYDHFPLSARYAQTLGVQFLGMTGKFHTSWGEFGGYKHPNALRYETALSIANGAGCSIGDQLHPDGHMDEATYALIGEAYREVESKEAWCTQATNVADIALLSLEAAGVHPQAQTGGRKPPSDAGAARILLEGKFLFDVIDKEHDFTAYKVLILPDYVAVDEGLRGQLELFLQHGGKILATGWSGLDPEGTQFAVDFGARHVEANPYRPDYFRPAFKPGSLQKASFIFYAQGQKIELAGGTELGRREDPYFNRDVFTFCSHQHSPSSYTNGGPGMVENSNGIYIAWNVFEDYAAKGSLIVKETVLHALNRLLPEKTLHTNLPAQGVVTLQEQKEEKRLVNHLLYASPVRRGENIEVIEDIIPLYDVQVSVRTEGRVKNVYLAPQMTPLSFSREEQNIHYTVPVLECHQMVVLDYE
- a CDS encoding serine hydrolase domain-containing protein — translated: MMNFEPLSSFIDRITSWRIPWAEVLVMHRNEPVYRYRNGYASLEEKTPIDDGRIINLYSLTKIMTCTAALQLLEKGAFLLNDRLSDYLPEYTEMNVKKRLPGGELAFERAVNPITVRDLFTMSAGFSYDLELPSIKEAVSRTGGKMPTRAIAEALAKEPLQFEPGTRWNYSLCHDVLAALVEAVDGRRFGTYIREEITGPLGMTDTGFDLPDGKRSRLAPQYEYSDELGKPVRKDGNGFRLGTEYESGGAGLLSTVTDYAQFLNTLTNLGTSPDGVRILSPASVELMRTEQLTESMRGDFSWEQLKGYSYGLGVRTHISQARSGSLSPLGEFGWSGAAGCLAVIDPASQLTVMYAQHMLNNQEPFVHPRLRNIVYACL